From Fibrobacter succinogenes, a single genomic window includes:
- a CDS encoding radical SAM/SPASM domain-containing protein: protein MNSVYIEITNVCNLHCSFCPCGTAMNNENAASNGLAADNSPTFASRTFMDSKLFEACIAGAQEIGATNVYFHVLGEPTLHPGFAHYIKKLEQAPLKLTLTTNGTTIERSGRQILASPAVRQVNFSTHAYAELPRETAERYLQNVLDFCSLTIVERPDLYINLRLWNVGAEEVTPWNSYMLSRIHETFGVDVTPGHFCSRHKSFNITGRLYLHEDTRFEWPRSDERTGKALLSSRTCSGTRDERIAGTCRALDTHVAILHDGRVVACCLDHSGQITLGHIGEQGLAEILGSPTAQNIREGFAQHELRHPFCQTCTFCKRFK, encoded by the coding sequence GTGAATAGCGTCTATATCGAAATCACGAATGTCTGCAATTTGCATTGCAGCTTCTGCCCATGCGGAACTGCCATGAACAATGAAAACGCAGCCAGCAACGGATTAGCCGCGGACAATTCGCCGACTTTCGCAAGCCGCACATTCATGGATTCCAAGCTATTCGAAGCATGCATCGCAGGCGCACAAGAAATTGGAGCAACAAACGTCTATTTTCATGTTCTCGGCGAACCCACGCTCCATCCAGGCTTTGCGCATTACATCAAAAAATTAGAACAAGCTCCATTAAAGTTAACACTTACAACAAACGGAACAACAATCGAGCGCTCAGGCCGCCAAATTCTTGCCTCACCCGCTGTTCGACAAGTCAACTTTTCAACACACGCGTATGCCGAACTCCCCCGCGAAACCGCGGAACGATATTTACAAAACGTTCTAGATTTTTGCAGCCTTACAATTGTCGAACGCCCCGATCTTTACATCAATTTGCGTTTGTGGAACGTTGGCGCCGAAGAAGTCACGCCATGGAACAGTTACATGCTAAGCCGCATCCACGAGACTTTTGGCGTCGATGTCACACCTGGGCATTTTTGCAGCCGCCACAAAAGTTTCAACATCACAGGCCGCCTTTACCTGCACGAAGATACAAGATTTGAATGGCCTAGATCAGACGAGAGAACGGGCAAAGCCCTTTTGTCATCCCGGACTTGTTCCGGGACAAGAGACGAAAGAATTGCAGGCACTTGTCGCGCTCTTGACACGCATGTAGCAATTCTTCACGACGGTCGCGTTGTCGCCTGCTGCCTCGACCATAGCGGACAAATTACACTCGGCCACATCGGCGAACAAGGCCTTGCAGAAATTCTCGGCTCGCCCACCGCACAAAACATTCGCGAAGGATTCGCGCAACACGAACTACGCCACCCATTTTGTCAAACCTGCACATTCTGCAAACGGTTTAAATAA